In Candidatus Marinimicrobia bacterium CG08_land_8_20_14_0_20_45_22, the following proteins share a genomic window:
- the hypB gene encoding hydrogenase accessory protein HypB, translating into MELFIVRKVLEANAKTADEIRQKMIRSNTLLVNIMSSPGSGKTALLENLIPSLQKKGIRVGVVEGDITTTCDAKRLQPLNVPISQINTELFGGDCHLCAEVILPALEPLDLEKMDIIFIENVGNLVCPAEFDTGAALNVVLLSVTEGEDKPLKYPLMFRVCQYAFISKIDLLPFLDFDLEFLKSNILKINPKITISQISSITKEGIDEFGDQLIRFCGKDNIAKSKC; encoded by the coding sequence GTGGAACTGTTTATTGTTCGAAAAGTGCTGGAAGCGAATGCGAAGACTGCAGATGAAATACGACAGAAGATGATTCGTTCCAATACATTACTGGTTAATATTATGAGTTCGCCAGGTTCCGGGAAAACCGCACTTCTGGAGAACCTAATCCCGAGTCTTCAGAAAAAAGGCATTCGCGTTGGCGTGGTCGAGGGAGATATTACAACAACTTGCGATGCGAAGCGGCTACAACCGTTGAACGTTCCCATATCACAAATCAATACCGAGCTGTTTGGCGGCGATTGTCATTTGTGTGCGGAGGTAATTTTACCCGCTTTAGAGCCGCTCGACTTAGAGAAAATGGACATCATTTTCATCGAAAATGTCGGGAATCTGGTTTGTCCGGCGGAATTTGATACGGGCGCGGCATTGAATGTCGTTTTACTCAGTGTTACCGAGGGAGAAGACAAACCGCTCAAATATCCGCTCATGTTTCGTGTTTGCCAATATGCGTTTATTAGCAAGATCGATTTGCTTCCGTTCCTGGATTTTGATTTAGAATTTTTAAAATCTAATATCCTGAAAATCAATCCAAAAATTACCATTTCACAGATTTCATCTATAACTAAAGAAGGCATTGATGAATTTGGCGATCAACTAATTCGATTTTGTGGAAAGGATAATATTGCGAAATCGAAATGTTAA
- the hypE gene encoding hydrogenase expression/formation protein HypE: MSEVTGKIVKAHGSGGKLTHELIHSLFVKHFSNHLLDELLDSAILENPGGKIVFTTDSHAVKPLFFPGGDIGKLSVTGTVNDLAVCGATPLYLSCAMILEEGFELDTLEKIVISMKNTADLAGVQIVTGDTKVVEHGAADGIFINTAGIGVQHSKARLSLKSVQVGDVIIVSGWMGDHEAAIIKAREEFNISAEIISDCALISRLTQKMVDEITDLRIMRDPTRGGLATTLNEFVWKQPFGIRIDENLVPVRESVRGLCEPLGFDPLYLANEGKVVAIVGGKSAGNALSIMKSFSEDNSATVIGEVIDEPKGKVLLKTGIGSYRILDMLTTEQLPRIC; this comes from the coding sequence ATGAGTGAAGTAACCGGAAAAATCGTTAAGGCACATGGAAGCGGTGGGAAATTGACTCATGAATTGATTCATTCGCTGTTTGTAAAGCATTTTTCAAATCATCTTCTGGATGAACTTCTCGATTCGGCGATCCTTGAAAATCCGGGCGGAAAAATTGTGTTTACGACGGATTCGCATGCCGTTAAGCCACTCTTTTTCCCCGGCGGAGATATCGGAAAATTATCGGTGACAGGAACGGTCAACGATCTGGCGGTTTGCGGAGCGACGCCGCTCTATTTATCTTGCGCGATGATCCTCGAAGAAGGATTTGAACTTGATACATTAGAAAAAATCGTCATTTCGATGAAAAATACGGCTGACCTTGCTGGCGTTCAGATTGTCACAGGCGATACGAAAGTTGTTGAACATGGTGCCGCTGACGGAATTTTCATCAATACCGCAGGAATCGGCGTTCAACATTCTAAAGCCCGGCTGAGTTTGAAATCGGTTCAAGTTGGCGATGTGATAATCGTCAGCGGCTGGATGGGCGATCACGAAGCCGCCATCATTAAAGCACGTGAGGAATTTAATATCTCCGCCGAGATCATCAGCGATTGCGCTTTAATCAGTCGGTTGACTCAAAAAATGGTCGATGAGATTACAGATTTACGAATCATGCGGGATCCAACGCGAGGCGGACTGGCGACTACTTTGAACGAATTTGTCTGGAAACAGCCATTCGGGATTCGCATTGACGAAAATCTGGTTCCTGTCCGCGAATCGGTGCGCGGATTGTGTGAACCGCTGGGATTCGATCCGCTATATTTGGCAAACGAAGGAAAAGTCGTTGCAATAGTCGGGGGAAAATCTGCTGGAAATGCATTATCAATCATGAAATCATTCTCAGAGGACAATTCCGCCACTGTCATTGGAGAAGTAATCGATGAGCCGAAAGGAAAAGTTTTACTTAAAACCGGTATCGGCAGTTATAGGATTCTCGACATGCTGACAACGGAACAGTTGCCCAGAATATGTTGA
- a CDS encoding hydrogenase formation protein HypD translates to MKFIDEFRDPEIAAKISSEIWRMMPKKQISIMEVCGGHTVAIFRYGITALLPENLRLISGPGCPVCVTPNDFIDAAIFISRQKGTIVATFGDMMRVPGSESSLQQEKSSSADVRICYSPSEALEMAESNPSKRVVFLGIGFETTAPLVASVILLAERRKIRNFYVLCGHKTMPYAMKALLDSGETMIDGFICPGHVSAITGGEIFGFLSRDYHVPCVVSGFEPNDILESIYRIVRQIIDGNSRVEIQYKRAVRPEGNLRALEVINRVFEPSDSVWRGLGSIVNSGLRIRSKYSGFDAAKIFDIPRTEITENPACLCGEIMRGVKTPSDCLLFGKNCTPENPIGACMVSSEGACAAWFKYNKVNKNL, encoded by the coding sequence ATGAAATTCATTGACGAATTCCGTGATCCCGAAATCGCTGCGAAAATCTCGTCGGAAATTTGGAGAATGATGCCGAAAAAACAAATTTCGATCATGGAAGTTTGCGGCGGTCACACTGTTGCTATTTTTCGGTATGGAATTACCGCTTTGTTACCGGAAAATCTAAGACTGATCAGCGGTCCTGGCTGTCCGGTTTGCGTCACGCCGAATGATTTTATCGACGCGGCTATTTTTATTTCCCGGCAAAAAGGAACGATCGTGGCGACTTTTGGTGATATGATGCGCGTTCCGGGAAGCGAATCCAGTCTCCAGCAGGAAAAATCTTCCAGCGCAGATGTGAGGATCTGTTACTCGCCGTCTGAGGCGCTTGAAATGGCAGAATCCAATCCATCGAAAAGGGTCGTCTTTTTGGGAATCGGATTTGAAACAACCGCGCCATTGGTTGCCTCAGTCATTCTATTGGCGGAAAGACGGAAAATCAGGAATTTCTACGTTCTATGTGGACATAAAACAATGCCTTATGCAATGAAAGCGCTTCTGGATTCTGGGGAAACGATGATTGACGGATTCATTTGTCCGGGGCACGTTTCCGCAATTACCGGCGGTGAGATTTTTGGCTTTTTATCCCGCGATTACCACGTTCCTTGTGTCGTATCCGGCTTCGAACCAAACGATATTCTCGAGTCGATTTACCGGATCGTTCGGCAAATTATCGATGGTAACAGTCGTGTCGAGATTCAATATAAACGTGCTGTCCGTCCCGAAGGAAATCTCCGTGCGCTCGAAGTAATCAATCGCGTTTTTGAGCCGAGTGATTCGGTTTGGCGTGGACTTGGGTCGATAGTCAACAGTGGCTTGCGGATCAGGTCAAAATATTCTGGATTCGATGCGGCTAAAATATTTGATATTCCGCGGACAGAAATCACAGAAAATCCCGCCTGCTTGTGTGGCGAGATTATGAGAGGTGTCAAAACGCCGTCTGATTGCTTGCTTTTCGGGAAAAACTGTACGCCGGAGAATCCGATCGGCGCTTGCATGGTGAGTTCGGAAGGCGCCTGCGCGGCATGGTTTAAATACAATAAGGTTAATAAAAATTTATAA
- the hypC gene encoding HypC/HybG/HupF family hydrogenase formation chaperone: MCLAIPMKVIKIQDNVAEADVGGVIYRANLDLLSGIKIGDYIIVHAGFAIEKLDVAAALETLGIWNEISETVAKREGRR; encoded by the coding sequence ATGTGTTTGGCTATTCCGATGAAAGTTATCAAAATTCAGGACAATGTCGCAGAAGCGGATGTCGGCGGAGTCATTTATCGTGCGAATCTCGATCTGCTCTCTGGCATAAAAATCGGCGATTATATTATTGTTCACGCAGGATTTGCCATTGAGAAGTTGGATGTGGCGGCGGCGCTTGAAACGCTTGGAATCTGGAACGAAATAAGCGAAACTGTCGCCAAACGGGAAGGGAGAAGATGA